Proteins encoded by one window of Sphingomonas ginkgonis:
- a CDS encoding MFS transporter produces MSDAPPHQPVSRASTLIAAFSTIVEWYDFTLYLYFATVISRVFFGGGAASLATALAGFAIAYLMRPLGALYFGHVGDRQGRRHAMLLSVALMTAAMLAIALLPTRSAIGPLAGWLMLALRCVMGFAVGGEYTGVVAYLLEGSRPERRGLITSLAAAASEVGGLLAVGVSAVTVALLDAAALDAWGWRIPFLVGAGLAASVWVARSAMHESPEFRRQQAEGTVPDNPLRHALTHHRAGIARAFAISALGSITYYVGITYVPAFLTTVGAMSEEQSLSLSTIAAVAVIAVTPLVGWLSDRHGRRPALLLLALLSAVLPVTLFTLMAQGSTGEALGGAVLLAAVAGGVSAVGAVATAEQVGGEGRLTGLALGATGATAIFGGLTPWAAQWLTTATGWPAVPGAMIALVALFVLPVLWRTRETAPMKNAALPRESGALLP; encoded by the coding sequence ATGAGCGATGCCCCGCCGCACCAGCCCGTTTCCCGCGCCTCCACCCTGATCGCGGCCTTCTCGACCATCGTCGAGTGGTACGACTTCACCCTGTACCTCTACTTCGCGACGGTGATCAGCCGCGTCTTCTTCGGGGGCGGCGCGGCATCGCTGGCGACGGCCCTGGCCGGTTTCGCCATCGCCTACCTCATGCGTCCCCTCGGCGCGCTCTACTTCGGCCATGTCGGCGACCGGCAGGGCCGCCGCCATGCCATGCTCCTGTCGGTAGCGCTGATGACCGCTGCCATGCTCGCCATCGCGCTGCTCCCGACCCGCTCGGCAATCGGCCCTCTGGCGGGCTGGCTGATGCTGGCCCTACGCTGCGTGATGGGTTTCGCCGTGGGCGGCGAGTATACCGGCGTGGTCGCCTATCTCCTCGAAGGTTCGCGCCCCGAGCGGCGCGGGCTGATCACGTCGCTGGCGGCGGCGGCGAGCGAGGTGGGTGGGCTGCTCGCGGTCGGCGTCTCGGCTGTCACCGTCGCGCTGCTCGACGCCGCTGCGCTCGACGCGTGGGGCTGGCGCATTCCCTTCCTGGTCGGCGCGGGCCTCGCCGCGAGTGTGTGGGTCGCCCGCTCGGCGATGCATGAGAGCCCCGAGTTCCGACGCCAGCAGGCCGAAGGAACTGTCCCCGACAATCCGCTTCGCCACGCCCTCACGCATCATCGTGCCGGCATCGCCCGCGCTTTCGCCATATCCGCGCTGGGCTCGATCACCTACTATGTCGGTATCACCTATGTTCCCGCCTTCCTGACCACCGTAGGGGCGATGAGCGAGGAGCAGTCGCTGTCCTTGTCGACCATCGCTGCGGTCGCGGTTATCGCAGTCACGCCGCTGGTCGGCTGGCTGTCCGACCGGCACGGCCGTCGTCCCGCGCTGCTCCTGTTGGCGTTGCTTTCGGCAGTCCTCCCGGTGACGCTCTTCACCTTGATGGCCCAAGGGTCGACAGGCGAAGCGCTGGGGGGCGCCGTGCTGCTTGCCGCGGTCGCGGGCGGCGTCAGTGCGGTGGGCGCGGTGGCGACCGCCGAGCAGGTCGGGGGCGAAGGTCGGCTGACCGGGCTGGCACTCGGGGCGACCGGGGCGACCGCCATCTTCGGCGGCCTTACCCCTTGGGCGGCGCAGTGGCTGACGACAGCGACGGGGTGGCCAGCCGTTCCCGGAGCGATGATCGCCCTGGTTGCGCTGTTCGTCCTTCCGGTCCTGTGGCGGACTCGCGAGACCGCCCCTATGAAAAACGCCGCCCTCCCGAGGGAGAGCGGCGCCTTGCTGCCGTGA
- a CDS encoding aldo/keto reductase family protein, translating into MQCRHFGNSELRVSVISLGSWLTYGGGVEAEQARACVDAAFDHQINFIDTANVYGRGAAERFLGEALKGRSRDSYVLATKLYFPMSDSDRGLSRQQIEKQLDASLERLQTDVIDLYQCHRFDEATPLEETMEALTRAVESGKVRYLGFSEWPADKIEAALAMTGVARFVSSQPQYSLLWRKPEEQIIPLCAANGVSQIVWSPLAQGVLTGKYDPDQPPPRDSRAASNEMSGWMDWLMERPTLEAVQQLKPLAAEAGLSLAQFALAWVLREPNVASAIVGASRPRQVVDNAAAADARVDPELFAKAEAITARAGQHEPA; encoded by the coding sequence ATGCAGTGTCGGCATTTCGGAAACAGCGAGCTGCGCGTCTCAGTCATCAGCCTGGGCAGCTGGCTGACCTACGGCGGCGGCGTCGAGGCGGAGCAGGCGCGGGCCTGTGTCGATGCAGCCTTCGACCACCAGATCAACTTTATCGATACCGCGAACGTCTATGGCCGCGGCGCCGCCGAACGCTTCCTCGGCGAAGCGCTGAAAGGCCGCTCACGCGACTCCTATGTGCTGGCGACCAAGCTCTACTTTCCGATGAGCGACAGCGACCGCGGTCTGTCGCGCCAGCAGATCGAGAAGCAGCTCGATGCCTCGTTGGAGCGGCTACAGACCGACGTTATCGACCTCTACCAGTGTCATCGCTTCGACGAGGCGACTCCGCTGGAGGAAACGATGGAGGCGCTGACGCGCGCGGTCGAGAGCGGGAAAGTCCGTTATCTCGGCTTCTCCGAATGGCCCGCCGACAAGATCGAGGCTGCGCTCGCCATGACCGGGGTCGCCCGCTTCGTCTCAAGCCAACCGCAGTACAGCCTCCTGTGGCGCAAGCCCGAGGAGCAGATCATCCCGCTCTGCGCCGCCAATGGCGTCTCGCAGATTGTCTGGTCGCCGCTCGCCCAGGGCGTGCTGACCGGTAAATATGATCCTGACCAGCCGCCGCCGCGCGACAGCCGCGCGGCAAGCAACGAGATGAGCGGCTGGATGGACTGGCTGATGGAGCGGCCGACGCTCGAAGCGGTACAGCAGCTCAAGCCGCTCGCGGCCGAGGCGGGGCTCAGCTTGGCCCAGTTTGCGCTGGCCTGGGTGCTGCGCGAACCGAACGTCGCCAGTGCGATCGTCGGCGCCTCGCGCCCTAGGCAGGTCGTTGACAATGCCGCCGCTGCGGACGCGCGGGTCGATCCCGAGCTGTTCGCGAAGGCCGAGGCCATCACCGCGCGGGCCGGCCAGCACGAGCCGGCCTAG
- a CDS encoding M20/M25/M40 family metallo-hydrolase — MRRTLLGLAAAAAILHAVPAAAQTARPDQARFRELYRELVETNTTLSSGSCTQAAQQIAARLKAAGYADSRITLFSVPDHPKEGGIVAVLPGSSASAKPILLLAHIDVVEAKRADWTRDPFKLVEENGYLYARGTSDDKAMAAIWADDMVRFKESGYRPKRTIKMALTCGEETTYAFNGAQWLAQNRPDLVAAEFALNEGGGGDTDGHGKLLVQQMQVGEKAVQNFRVETRNPGGHSSQPVPDNAIYELAADLGRLAAYDFPLEMSDTTRTFFARTGATRADAIGKAMVALAANPQDKAAEAIVNTDKAYHSMLRTTCVATLLEGGHANNALPQRAAANINCRIFPGHRIEEIQAKLAEVMADPKATLTAVPPVRPTAKSPPLDAKVMGPATTLAAKYFPGVPVIPSMSTGATDGIFLEAIGIPVYGVPGPWGDPDGNGVHGLNERIEVRSLMVGRDYLTDLVKAYADKV; from the coding sequence ATGCGCCGAACGTTGCTGGGGTTGGCTGCGGCCGCCGCCATCCTCCATGCCGTACCTGCGGCCGCGCAGACAGCGCGTCCCGACCAGGCCCGCTTTCGCGAGCTTTACCGCGAGCTGGTCGAGACCAACACTACGCTTTCATCGGGCAGCTGCACGCAGGCTGCGCAGCAGATTGCCGCTCGGCTCAAGGCGGCCGGCTATGCGGACAGCCGGATCACCCTGTTCTCGGTGCCCGACCATCCCAAGGAAGGTGGGATCGTCGCCGTGCTGCCCGGCAGCTCGGCCAGCGCCAAGCCGATTCTGCTGCTCGCGCACATCGACGTGGTCGAGGCCAAGCGCGCCGATTGGACCCGCGACCCGTTCAAGTTGGTCGAGGAGAATGGCTATCTCTATGCGCGCGGAACGTCGGACGACAAGGCGATGGCCGCAATCTGGGCCGACGACATGGTCCGCTTCAAGGAGAGCGGCTACCGGCCGAAGCGAACGATCAAGATGGCGCTGACCTGTGGTGAGGAGACCACCTACGCCTTCAATGGCGCGCAGTGGCTGGCGCAGAACCGGCCCGACCTGGTTGCTGCCGAGTTCGCCCTCAACGAAGGTGGCGGGGGCGATACTGACGGGCATGGCAAGCTGCTGGTCCAGCAGATGCAGGTTGGCGAGAAGGCCGTGCAGAACTTCCGGGTCGAGACCCGCAATCCGGGCGGACACAGCTCGCAGCCGGTACCGGACAATGCCATCTACGAGCTTGCCGCCGACCTCGGCCGCCTTGCGGCCTACGATTTTCCGCTTGAGATGAGCGACACCACCCGGACCTTCTTCGCCAGGACCGGCGCCACGCGCGCTGACGCGATCGGCAAGGCGATGGTCGCGCTTGCCGCCAATCCGCAGGACAAGGCGGCCGAGGCGATCGTCAACACCGACAAGGCATATCATTCCATGCTGCGGACGACCTGCGTGGCAACGCTGCTCGAGGGCGGGCACGCCAACAACGCGCTTCCGCAGCGCGCCGCCGCCAACATCAACTGCCGGATCTTCCCCGGACACCGAATCGAGGAGATCCAGGCCAAGCTCGCCGAGGTCATGGCCGACCCGAAGGCCACGCTGACCGCGGTCCCCCCGGTGCGCCCGACCGCCAAGTCGCCGCCCCTTGACGCCAAGGTGATGGGACCGGCCACGACGCTCGCGGCAAAATATTTTCCGGGCGTCCCGGTAATCCCGTCGATGTCGACGGGCGCCACCGACGGCATCTTCCTCGAGGCGATCGGCATTCCCGTCTACGGCGTGCCGGGCCCGTGGGGAGATCCGGACGGCAACGGCGTGCACGGTCTCAACGAGCGGATCGAGGTCCGCTCGCTGATGGTTGGCCGCGATTATCTGACCGATCTTGTCAAGGCCTACGCCGACAAGGTCTGA
- a CDS encoding AMP-dependent synthetase/ligase, with the protein MARRQALEPFNSLVSMFFTRAAEKGDKPFLSAKRDGAWQHVSYADAARQVAALAAGLRRIGLQPGDRVMLVSENRPEWLIADLGIMAAGCVTVPTYITNTVRDHSHILANSGAKAVIVSSQKLAQQLVPAVILAPDCHHVISIDEIRRAQSEAEFHRWHELTRDGDVQTIRTQAAAFRREDLACLIYTSGTGGAPRGVRQHHGMILHNCAACVDVIANDFGWDEEVFLSFLPASHAYEHSGGQHFPVSLGAQIYYAESLEKLAANIEEVRPTIMVVVPRLFEMLRQRILKQMEKGGALTQHMLKRALAIGQKRYDGHVPVWDLPMDLILSQTVRKRVQAKFGGRIKAMVSGGAPLNPEVGIFFSSLGLTFLQGYGQTEAGPVISCNRPSVGIRLDTVGPPLLNTEVRIAGDGEIMVRGENVMHGYWNNPEETARVLQDGWLATGDVGHFDDHGRIKITDRKKDLIVNDKGDNVSPQRVEGMLTLQPEIAQAMVYGDRRPHLVALLVPEAEYADAPDLQQRLAKAVDRVNAELSVIEKVRRFIIADAPFTTDNEMLTPSLKIRRHMIRATYGERLDALYGGGGAKS; encoded by the coding sequence ATGGCAAGACGCCAGGCGCTGGAGCCGTTCAACAGTCTCGTTTCAATGTTCTTCACTCGTGCGGCAGAGAAGGGCGACAAGCCCTTTCTCTCGGCCAAGCGGGACGGGGCGTGGCAGCACGTCAGCTACGCCGATGCGGCGCGCCAAGTCGCCGCGTTGGCCGCCGGGCTCCGGCGGATCGGGCTTCAGCCCGGCGACCGAGTCATGCTGGTCAGCGAAAACCGCCCGGAGTGGCTGATCGCCGACCTCGGCATCATGGCCGCAGGCTGCGTCACCGTCCCGACCTACATCACCAACACGGTCCGCGATCATAGCCATATACTGGCCAACTCGGGCGCGAAGGCAGTGATTGTCTCCAGCCAGAAGCTCGCGCAGCAGCTCGTCCCGGCTGTGATCCTTGCGCCCGACTGCCACCATGTCATCAGCATCGACGAGATCCGCCGGGCGCAGAGCGAAGCCGAGTTCCACCGCTGGCACGAGCTGACCCGGGACGGCGACGTTCAGACCATACGCACCCAAGCCGCGGCTTTCCGTCGCGAAGATCTTGCCTGCCTCATCTACACCAGCGGTACCGGCGGTGCGCCGCGCGGGGTGCGCCAGCACCATGGCATGATCCTCCACAATTGCGCGGCCTGCGTCGATGTGATCGCTAACGACTTCGGCTGGGACGAGGAGGTGTTCCTCTCCTTCCTTCCCGCCAGCCACGCCTATGAGCATAGCGGCGGACAGCATTTCCCGGTCAGCCTCGGCGCGCAGATCTACTATGCCGAGAGCCTCGAAAAGCTCGCCGCGAACATCGAGGAGGTCCGCCCGACCATCATGGTCGTCGTACCCCGACTCTTCGAGATGCTGCGGCAGCGCATCCTCAAGCAGATGGAAAAGGGCGGCGCGCTGACCCAGCACATGCTGAAACGCGCGTTGGCGATCGGGCAGAAGCGCTACGACGGCCATGTCCCCGTGTGGGACCTTCCGATGGATCTCATCCTCTCGCAGACTGTGCGGAAGCGGGTTCAGGCGAAATTCGGCGGCCGGATCAAGGCGATGGTGTCCGGCGGTGCGCCGCTCAACCCCGAGGTGGGGATTTTCTTCTCGTCATTGGGCCTAACCTTCCTTCAGGGCTATGGCCAGACCGAGGCGGGACCGGTGATCAGCTGCAACCGGCCGAGCGTCGGCATCCGCCTCGATACGGTCGGGCCACCGCTGCTCAATACCGAGGTCAGGATCGCTGGCGACGGCGAGATCATGGTTCGTGGCGAGAACGTGATGCACGGCTACTGGAACAACCCGGAGGAAACTGCCCGGGTGCTTCAGGACGGCTGGCTCGCCACCGGCGACGTCGGCCATTTCGACGACCATGGCCGGATCAAGATCACGGACCGCAAAAAGGACCTGATCGTCAACGACAAGGGCGACAATGTCTCGCCGCAGCGGGTCGAGGGCATGCTGACGCTGCAGCCGGAGATCGCCCAGGCGATGGTGTACGGCGACCGCCGTCCGCACCTGGTCGCCTTGCTTGTCCCCGAAGCCGAATATGCCGATGCGCCGGATCTTCAGCAGCGGCTCGCCAAGGCGGTCGACCGGGTCAATGCCGAACTCAGCGTGATCGAGAAGGTACGCCGCTTCATTATCGCCGACGCGCCGTTCACCACCGACAACGAGATGCTGACGCCCAGCCTCAAGATCCGGCGTCACATGATCCGGGCCACCTATGGCGAGCGGCTCGACGCGCTTTACGGCGGCGGCGGAGCGAAGTCCTAG
- a CDS encoding helix-turn-helix transcriptional regulator, translating to MKNRLRVLRAEREWSQQDLAVQLEVSRQSVNAIETGRYDPSLPLAFRIARLFDLPIEAIFEPPSS from the coding sequence ATGAAGAACCGTCTCCGGGTTCTCCGCGCCGAGCGCGAGTGGAGCCAGCAGGATCTCGCCGTGCAGCTGGAGGTCAGCCGTCAGTCGGTGAACGCAATCGAGACCGGCCGGTACGACCCGTCGCTGCCGCTCGCCTTCCGCATAGCCCGGCTGTTCGACCTGCCGATCGAGGCGATCTTCGAGCCGCCGTCCTCCTAG
- the gloB gene encoding hydroxyacylglutathione hydrolase — protein MRAAEVVALPAFSDNYIWLLRDPETGEAAVIDPGDGAVALAGLKARGWQAKQIFNTHWHPDHVGGNAEVKAATGCTITAPAAEAARIPAVDRTVAEGDRVQVGALDGEVWEVPGHTLGHIAYVFREAGIAFVGDTLFAMGCGRLFEGTPEQMYASLQRLAALPGETRVYAAHEYTLSNARFATHVMPEMTAITDRLTRVEADRAAGKITLPTTIAEERDSNPFVRAGNAAEFGRLRAAKDSYRS, from the coding sequence ATGCGTGCGGCCGAGGTCGTCGCCTTGCCGGCGTTCAGCGACAATTATATCTGGCTGCTGCGCGACCCCGAGACGGGTGAAGCGGCGGTGATCGATCCCGGCGACGGGGCGGTGGCGCTCGCGGGCCTCAAAGCGCGGGGATGGCAGGCCAAGCAGATTTTCAACACTCACTGGCATCCCGATCATGTCGGCGGCAACGCCGAGGTGAAGGCGGCGACCGGCTGCACGATTACCGCTCCGGCGGCGGAGGCAGCGCGGATCCCGGCGGTCGATCGCACCGTTGCCGAGGGAGATCGAGTGCAGGTGGGCGCGCTTGATGGCGAGGTGTGGGAGGTGCCCGGACATACGCTCGGGCACATTGCCTACGTCTTTCGCGAGGCAGGAATCGCCTTTGTCGGAGACACGTTGTTCGCGATGGGCTGCGGGCGCCTGTTCGAGGGGACACCCGAGCAGATGTATGCCTCGCTTCAGCGGCTCGCGGCACTCCCGGGCGAGACGCGTGTCTATGCCGCGCACGAATATACGCTTTCGAATGCGCGCTTTGCGACTCATGTGATGCCCGAAATGACGGCGATCACCGACCGGCTCACGCGGGTCGAGGCGGATCGCGCCGCCGGCAAGATTACCTTGCCGACCACCATCGCAGAGGAACGCGACAGCAACCCCTTCGTTCGCGCTGGCAATGCCGCGGAGTTCGGGAGGCTTCGAGCAGCGAAGGACAGCTATCGTTCATGA
- a CDS encoding VOC family protein, whose translation MKFLHSMLRVADPERTVAFFQRLGLEERRRIDNEAGRFTLIFLGVPGDQGGEVELTHNWDPEEYRGGRNFGHLAYEVDDIYESCRRLMEAGVTINRPPRDGRMAFVRSPDNISVELLQKGGAMIPAEPWSSMPNTGEW comes from the coding sequence GTGAAATTTCTACACAGCATGCTTCGGGTTGCTGATCCGGAGCGCACTGTTGCGTTTTTTCAACGCCTCGGTCTCGAGGAGCGTCGGAGGATCGACAATGAGGCGGGGCGTTTCACCCTGATCTTCCTCGGCGTTCCGGGGGATCAGGGTGGCGAGGTCGAACTCACCCACAACTGGGATCCGGAGGAATATCGCGGCGGCCGCAACTTCGGGCACCTCGCCTATGAGGTAGACGACATCTACGAGAGCTGCCGGCGGTTGATGGAAGCCGGCGTGACGATCAATCGACCGCCTCGGGATGGCCGCATGGCATTCGTCCGATCCCCCGACAACATTTCCGTCGAACTGCTCCAGAAGGGAGGCGCCATGATTCCGGCCGAGCCCTGGTCGTCGATGCCCAACACCGGCGAATGGTGA
- a CDS encoding DUF2490 domain-containing protein, which produces MKKQLLAAAVMVALALPSAASAATSDSQVWTTANLTVKLADKWRLQNELVLRFSDNRDGLYEIENNTLLGYKLNSNLTLWGGYTFNPQYSHGDLTTREHRLREQLTADKLAMIGNGKLSGRLRTEQRWRENADGTGWRVRPYLKYALPLGAKSKTALILTHESFLNLNTTPFQNRRDYRMRNLVGISTPLSKQFSLEAGYMNQYTFVHGRTDTSDNILSLTLGASL; this is translated from the coding sequence ATGAAAAAGCAGCTGCTCGCCGCGGCCGTCATGGTCGCTCTCGCCCTGCCGTCGGCCGCCTCGGCGGCGACGTCGGACTCCCAGGTCTGGACGACCGCCAACCTCACCGTGAAGCTCGCCGACAAGTGGCGGCTGCAAAACGAGCTGGTGCTCCGCTTCAGCGACAATCGCGACGGTCTCTACGAGATCGAGAACAACACGCTGCTCGGCTATAAGCTCAACTCCAACCTGACCTTGTGGGGCGGCTACACCTTCAACCCCCAGTACAGCCACGGCGACCTCACCACCCGCGAGCACCGGTTGCGCGAGCAGCTGACCGCCGACAAGCTGGCGATGATCGGGAACGGCAAGCTCAGCGGACGGCTCCGCACCGAGCAGCGGTGGCGCGAGAACGCGGACGGCACCGGCTGGCGCGTCCGCCCCTATCTGAAATACGCCCTTCCGCTCGGAGCCAAGTCGAAGACCGCGCTCATCCTGACGCACGAGAGCTTCCTCAACCTCAACACCACGCCGTTCCAGAACCGCCGCGATTACCGGATGCGCAACCTAGTCGGCATCTCGACCCCACTCAGCAAGCAGTTCAGCCTCGAGGCGGGCTACATGAATCAGTATACCTTCGTGCATGGCCGCACGGACACCAGCGACAACATCCTGTCGCTGACGCTAGGGGCGTCGCTCTAG
- a CDS encoding SIMPL domain-containing protein, with protein sequence MTEHRTVTVRGVSERNVTANLATWSVGFSHEGSDLSSVQQSVDEQARAVRLFFQRAGFQPDEVADTDVSFSREQPKDNDGHPVGPQKLVVSRSIQLRTRDVLRARDAYTRQADLLRANVELSGSNISYTFTGLNGLKPEMIAEANQNARKSAEQFAHDSGAAVGKIKTASQGYFSVGARDGEDCDNCGSSGGSSPFQKVRVVTTIDYDLG encoded by the coding sequence ATGACCGAGCACCGGACGGTGACGGTCCGCGGCGTGTCAGAACGCAACGTGACCGCCAATCTCGCCACCTGGTCGGTCGGCTTCTCGCACGAGGGCAGCGATCTGAGCTCGGTCCAGCAGTCGGTCGACGAGCAGGCGCGCGCAGTGCGCCTGTTCTTCCAGCGCGCGGGCTTCCAGCCCGACGAGGTGGCCGATACCGACGTGTCATTCAGCCGCGAGCAGCCGAAGGACAATGACGGTCATCCGGTCGGGCCGCAGAAGCTGGTGGTCAGCCGCTCGATTCAGCTGAGAACGCGCGACGTCTTGCGCGCCCGCGATGCTTACACCCGCCAGGCGGACCTTCTTCGCGCCAACGTCGAGCTGTCCGGAAGCAACATCAGTTACACATTCACCGGGCTCAACGGCCTGAAGCCGGAAATGATCGCCGAGGCGAACCAAAACGCGCGCAAGAGTGCCGAGCAGTTCGCGCACGATAGCGGCGCCGCTGTCGGCAAGATCAAGACCGCGAGTCAGGGCTATTTTTCGGTCGGTGCGCGCGACGGCGAGGATTGCGACAACTGCGGCTCGTCAGGGGGGAGTTCGCCCTTTCAGAAGGTGCGGGTCGTCACCACCATCGACTACGATCTCGGCTGA
- a CDS encoding alpha/beta hydrolase, translated as MNAPHQPPITALGPLAVRHRLPATTEAPTLVFLPGYASDMEGGKAVAIDGWCGEQGIGCLRFDYRGTGSSAGQFEDGTLEGWLQDAADVSALAEGGPLILAGSSMGGWIALHLALRLGDQFRGLLGIAAAPDFTDWGYTADEKAALAEIGRLERPNPYGPEPGRTFLPFWQSGERLKLLDGEIAIDRPVRLVHGDRDKEVPFSVAVQLKDQLRSADVQLHLVKGGGHRLSESREIRAILRALADLVELAR; from the coding sequence ATGAACGCTCCCCACCAGCCGCCGATCACGGCCCTCGGTCCGCTCGCGGTCCGCCACCGCTTGCCGGCAACAACCGAGGCGCCGACCCTTGTCTTCCTGCCGGGCTATGCGTCCGACATGGAAGGCGGAAAGGCGGTTGCGATCGACGGCTGGTGCGGCGAGCAGGGGATTGGCTGCCTGCGCTTCGATTATCGCGGGACGGGCTCTTCTGCCGGGCAGTTCGAGGACGGCACGCTCGAGGGCTGGCTGCAGGACGCGGCAGATGTGTCAGCGCTGGCGGAAGGCGGCCCGCTGATCCTCGCCGGATCGTCGATGGGCGGGTGGATCGCCCTTCACCTGGCACTGCGACTTGGCGACCAATTCCGCGGCCTGCTCGGCATTGCGGCCGCACCGGATTTCACCGACTGGGGCTACACTGCGGACGAAAAGGCTGCGCTCGCGGAAATCGGCCGACTCGAGCGGCCAAATCCCTACGGTCCCGAGCCGGGACGAACCTTCCTCCCCTTCTGGCAGTCGGGCGAGCGCCTGAAGCTGCTCGACGGCGAGATCGCGATCGATCGGCCGGTGCGGCTTGTGCACGGTGATCGGGACAAGGAGGTGCCCTTCTCTGTCGCGGTACAGCTGAAGGACCAGCTTCGTTCAGCCGATGTCCAGCTCCATCTCGTCAAGGGCGGCGGACATCGCCTGTCGGAATCGCGCGAGATCCGCGCCATCCTCCGCGCTCTGGCTGATCTTGTGGAGCTCGCCCGATGA
- the ggt gene encoding gamma-glutamyltransferase — translation MRSRLFLAFAVLSLTGCATTTVLPPPAASPVGLESGMISAADPRAAAAGVEMLRQGGTAADAALATMVALTVVEPQSSGIGGGSFMVTDDGRGHVQSYDSREAAPHAASGDWFFVNEQPLTVPQAIPGGRSVGVPGNMRQMALVHRDHGRLAWAALFQPAIRLARDGFHITPRLFQSLGTYRETGALSAEARALYYQPDGSPKPVGTLIRNPALAAFLKSVAARGPEAFYHGDNAGRIVAAVTTAPRNPAPMAAGDLATYDAKERIPVCGTYRTYRICGMGPPSSGATTVFATLKMLERFDLSRLGPDNVTSWHLIAESMRLAYADRDKYLADSDYVHVPVAGLIDAGYLSQRAQLIAPDRTMTSVAAGNPHGAPVAADRPLQPVEHGTSHFVAVDRAGNIATITSTIESPFGSGLMVNGYYLNNELTDFSLVPQMNGTPVANRVEGGKRPRSSMAPTIVYAADGRPRLAVGAAGGATIPAQVLKAIIGVIDWRLSAQQAIALPVLFSPGDTVFVERGSSMEAMVPQLEALGHKVQVRDPSFKANAIEWVNGRLVGAADPRSEGVAISE, via the coding sequence ATGCGTTCCCGCCTTTTCCTAGCGTTCGCCGTCCTGTCGCTGACCGGCTGCGCGACCACCACCGTCCTTCCGCCCCCAGCCGCCAGCCCGGTCGGTCTCGAGAGCGGGATGATCAGCGCCGCCGACCCGCGGGCTGCCGCAGCCGGAGTCGAGATGCTGCGCCAGGGCGGCACTGCCGCCGACGCAGCATTGGCGACGATGGTGGCGCTAACGGTGGTCGAGCCGCAGTCGAGCGGAATCGGTGGCGGCAGCTTCATGGTCACTGACGACGGGCGCGGCCATGTCCAGAGCTACGATAGCCGCGAGGCGGCGCCGCATGCCGCGAGTGGCGACTGGTTCTTCGTCAACGAACAGCCGCTCACCGTCCCCCAAGCAATCCCCGGTGGCCGCAGCGTCGGCGTGCCCGGCAACATGCGGCAGATGGCGCTGGTTCACCGCGACCACGGCCGGCTCGCTTGGGCCGCGCTATTCCAGCCCGCGATCAGGCTCGCCCGCGATGGTTTCCACATTACGCCCCGGCTGTTCCAATCGCTCGGCACCTACCGCGAGACGGGCGCGCTGAGCGCCGAGGCCCGCGCGCTCTACTACCAGCCCGACGGCAGCCCGAAACCGGTCGGAACGCTGATCCGCAATCCCGCGCTCGCCGCCTTCCTCAAATCGGTTGCCGCGCGCGGACCCGAGGCCTTCTACCATGGCGACAATGCGGGGCGGATCGTCGCCGCGGTCACCACCGCGCCGCGCAACCCGGCGCCGATGGCTGCAGGCGACCTCGCCACCTACGATGCAAAGGAGCGCATACCTGTCTGCGGCACTTACCGCACTTACCGGATATGCGGGATGGGCCCGCCATCCAGCGGAGCGACGACCGTTTTCGCGACTCTGAAGATGTTGGAGCGGTTCGATCTGTCGCGGCTCGGCCCGGACAACGTCACCAGCTGGCATCTGATCGCCGAGTCGATGCGTCTCGCCTACGCCGATCGCGACAAATATCTAGCCGATAGCGACTATGTCCATGTGCCGGTCGCCGGGCTGATCGACGCGGGCTACCTGTCGCAGCGCGCGCAACTGATTGCTCCGGACCGGACCATGACCAGCGTCGCCGCTGGCAACCCGCACGGAGCGCCAGTTGCCGCGGACCGCCCGCTCCAGCCGGTCGAACATGGCACCTCGCACTTCGTTGCAGTCGACCGCGCCGGCAACATCGCTACCATCACCTCGACGATTGAAAGCCCGTTCGGCTCGGGCCTGATGGTCAACGGCTACTATCTCAACAACGAGCTGACCGACTTCAGCCTGGTGCCCCAAATGAACGGCACGCCAGTCGCCAACCGGGTCGAGGGCGGCAAGCGGCCACGCAGCTCCATGGCGCCGACGATCGTCTATGCGGCGGACGGGCGTCCTCGCCTTGCGGTCGGCGCGGCGGGTGGGGCGACCATCCCGGCGCAGGTTCTGAAAGCGATTATCGGGGTGATTGACTGGCGTCTGTCGGCCCAACAGGCGATCGCCCTGCCGGTGCTATTCAGTCCCGGCGACACCGTGTTTGTCGAGCGTGGGAGCAGCATGGAAGCCATGGTGCCGCAACTGGAGGCGCTCGGGCACAAGGTCCAGGTTCGCGATCCGAGCTTCAAGGCCAATGCGATCGAGTGGGTCAACGGTCGGCTGGTGGGGGCCGCCGATCCGCGCAGCGAAGGGGTCGCGATCAGCGAATGA